In Seonamhaeicola sp. S2-3, the genomic window TACTCTCCTGCACGAGGTTGGGATTTAGAAAAAGATATTATTACTAAAACTATTGGTAGAAAATCGGTATTAAAAGAGTATTATAAAACGAAAAAGCCCTGATTTACACCAGAGCTTTAAAAAACTTTAATTAAGAAGCGTTTCAAACTTCAATTTATTACAATTTATAACACTTAAAGCCTTAGAGTAATTGAGAAGAAATTTAACCGTTTCTTCTTTCGGTTCAAATTCGTTTTGAGTAAAATTTTGTTCAGTGTAAAGTTTTGCCATTTTATTAATTTAAAGATTATCTCAAATCAATAACGCAGCAAATTTTACTTTATTGCTCTAATTTGTTAAAACAATATTATGCTTTTCTATAATCTTTCGCAAATTAATAAGCGCATAGCGCATTCTTCCTAAGGCTGTATTAATACTTACACCTGTTCTTTCTGATATTTCTTTAAAACTCATGTCATTATACATACGCATAAGCAATACTTCCTTTTGATCATCTGGTAATTCATCTACTAAACGGCGCACATCACTTTCAACTTGCTCTTTTATAATTGTTTTTTCTGCATTTAAAGAAGAATCACTTAACACTGAAAAAATACTAAACTCTCCTGTATTATCAAATTTAGGCATTCTGTTATTTTTCCTAAAGAAATCAATAACTAAATTATGAGCAATGCGCATTACCCAAGGTAAAAACTTGCCTTCTTCATTATAAGAACCTGCTTTTAAAGTTCTTATTACTTTTATAAATGTATCTTGAAAAATGTCTTCGGCAATATCTCTATCGTAGACTTTAGAATAAATAAAACTATAAATTTTTTGTTTGTGCCTCTGTATTAGTATTTCTAAGGCATACTCTTCACCATTAATGTAGTTGCTTACAAGGGTAGCATCTGAAATAAGTTCGTATTGCATAATCATTACTTTTAATGCAAGAAGTTAAGCTTCTTTGCTTGGGGTTACATGTTTAAAAGTAAAATTATACTATAGGCAAAAAGTTTTTTTAATTGATTAATATACCAAATATAACAACAATCATTCCTAAAAAGCAAAAATTAAGAGATATTTTTCACAGAATTAAACAGTTAGCTTACACTTTTTAAGTTCAAATACTTATAGTATCTTTGCAAGATTACCCTTTTAAAAAGCCTATGAATACTAATATTTTAGACGTAAACCCCAAAGAAAACATTATTATTAAAGGGGCTAAATTGCATAATCTTAAAAATATTGACGTTGTTATACCAAGAAACCAATTAGTGGTTATAACAGGCTTATCTGGTTCTGGCAAATCAAGTTTGGCTTTTGATACCTTATATGCTGAAGGACAAAGACGATATGTAGAGAGCCTATCAAGTTATGCGCGCCAGTTTTTAGGCAGACTTAACAAACCTAAGGTAGATTATATAAAAGGAATTGCTCCTGCAATTGCCATTGAACAAAAAGTAAATTCAACCAATCCACGCTCTACGGTTGGTACAACTACCGAAATTTACGACTACCTAAAATTACTTTTTGCAAGAATAGGAAAAACCTTCTCTCCTATTTCTGGAAAAGAAGTAAAAAAGGATACTGTAACAGATGTGCTTAACTACTTAAAAACTTTTAATGAAGGAGAAAAATTACTACTTCTTGCTCCTATTCATTTAGAAGAAGGCAGAAGTATTGAAGACAAACTTAATGCTTTAAATCAGCAAGGATATGCCAGAATTAAAGTTAATAATGTTGTTGTTAGAATTAATGAAGCCGAAATTTCAGATGGTGATAATTTTCAATTAGTAGTAGATAGAGTTATAGTTAAACACGAAGAAGATTTTTACAACAGATTAGCAGATGCTATTCAAACAGCGTTTTTTGAAGGTAAGGGAGAATGCGCTATTGAAACACTAAAAGATAAAAATATTCATGTTTTTAGCAATAAATTTGAGCTAGATGGCATATCGTTTTTAGAGCCTAACGTGCATCTTTTTAGTTTTAATAACCCTTACGGTGCCTGCCCTAAATGCGAAGGTTACGGTGATATTATAGGCATTGATGAAGATTTAGTGATACCAAACACAGCACTTTCAATATATGAGAACGCTATATTCCCATGGCGTGGTGAAAGCATGAGTTGGTACAAAGATCAACTGGTTAATAATTCGCATAAATTCAATTTCCCTATTCACAAACCGTATTTTGAATTAAGTGAAGAACAAAAGCAACTTATCTGGACAGGAAACAAGTATTTTGAAGGCTTAAATTCATTTTTCGCAGAATTAGAAGCTAAGGCATACAAAATTCAAAACCGTGTAATGTTATCTCGCTACCGCGGAAAAACCAAATGTAAAGCTTGCAATGGTAAACGCCTAAGAGCTGAAGCTAACTATGTTAAAATTGCAGGCGCTTCTATTACAGATTTGGTTGAAATGCCTTTAAAAAAACTAGCTATTTTCTTCAAACAATTAGAATTGAATGACTATGATGCAAAAGTTGCTAAAAGATTACTAAAAGAAATAAATAACAGGTTAACATTTTTATCTAATGTTGGTTTAGATTACTTAACCTTAAACCGACGTTCTAACACCTTATCAGGTGGAGAAAGCCAAAGAATTAATTTAGCCACCTCCTTAGGAAGTAGTTTAGTAGGCTCTATGTATATTTTAGATGAGCCCAGTATTGGCTTACACCCAAAAGACACAGAAAGACTCATTTCTGTATTAAAATCGTTACGAGATTTAGGAAACACCGTAATTGTTGTTGAACACGATGAGGACATCATGAAAGCAGCCGATGATATTATTGACATTGGTCCCGAGGCAGGAACTTTTGGAGGTCATATTGTTGCAGAAGGAAGTTATAAAGATATTTTAGCCTCAGAATCTTTAACAGCGCAATATTTAAATGAAACATTAAAAATTGAAGTCCCTAAAACTAGAAGAACTTCAAAATATCATGTTGATATTATTGGCGCTCGAGAAAATAACTTAAAAAATATTGATGTTTCATTTCCGTTAGGAATGTTAACCGTAGTTACTGGAGTTTCTGGTAGTGGAAAAAGCACATTGGTTAAAAAAATTCTATTTCCAGCGCTTCAAAAAGAACTTACAGACTTCAGTGATAAACCTGGTCAATTCACATCTTTAAAAGGAAATTATAGCAACATAAAAACTATTGAATTTGTAGACCAAAACCCTATTGGAAGGTCCTCGCGCTCTAACCCTGTTACTTATATTAAAGCTTACGATGACATACGTTCATTATTTGCTAATCAAAAACTTAGCAAAATAAGAAACTATCAAGCAAAACATTTTTCATTTAATGTTGATGGCGGAAGATGCGAAACCTGTAAAGGCGAAGGTGAAGTAACTATTGAAATGCAATTTATGGCCGATGTGCATTTAGAGTGTGAAACCTGCAAAGGAAAACGCTTTAAAAAAGAAGTATTAGAAGTTACGTACGCCAACAAAAATATTGATGACATTTTAAATTTCACAATTGATGATGCCATTGCTTTTTTTGATGCCAATAATTTAACTAAAATAAAAAACAAACTTCAACCATTACAAGATGTAGGGCTGGGTTATGTTACTTTAGGACAAAGCTCCTCTACTCTTTCTGGTGGCGAAGCGCAACGCATAAAATTAGCTTCGTTTTTAGGTAAAGGAAATAAAGCAGAAAAAGCACTTTTTATTTTTGACGAGCCTACAACCGGATTGCATTTTCATGATATTAAAAAACTATTAAAATCATTTAATGCTTTAATTGATAATGGTCATTCTATTATTGTTGTAGAACATAATATTGAACTTATTAAATGCGCAGACTATATTATTGATTTAGGTCCAGAAGGTGGTGAAAATGGCGGAAAATTAATAGCCTCTGGAACACCCGAAGAAATAATAAAAATAAAAACATCTTCAACCGGAAAGTATTTAAAAGAGAAACTTTAAAAGACAAAAAGACCACAAATTATGTGGTCTTTCTTTTTATATTAAAACATATTTAAATTACAAATTATACCTTACCTCTATATCTCCCTTATTATAACAAACACACACATAACTATTAATTCATCTTTTACTTGCTACAAAAAAACAGGCATAATTTAAATTATTTTTCTAATTTTTTACAGTCTTTAGTAAAATTTCCAGCTATAGTTTAGTAGTTTTTCATAGAATTACAAACAAGACTTCCTGAAACCCCCATCTATATTAATAATAACATCCTCAACTAAAACTTACTAAGTCTTTTTCCATCAACCACCATATGGCATGTACAATTATTTTTTCTGTAATACCCCCTACAATGAAGGCTATGTAATATTCTTTCTTTAGGTTTTGTGAAAATAACATCACTAAAAAGCGCTCCAAAATTACTAATACTTATAGAAGTATCTATAGCTTTAACATAATGCCACCAATTTTTAGGTATAAATAAAACGTCACCTGGTTTTAATATTACACTCATAAAATCCACATCTTTAAACTTAGGATGTGTATTTTCATTATAATTATTAATATCAACTTCGCTTGAAACTGCACCAAGTTCATATTTTTTACTTATATACATTTTACTGTTATACTTAGGAGATACAAGAATAACTAACTTTCTCCCCATTACTTGTGCTAATAAATTATTTAAAGAATCATAATGCAACCCTGTAACTGTACCAGGAGGACCAACCCACGCAAAAATATCATTAACCTTAGTATATTTTGTAAATATAGAAAAGTCCACATCCTGTTTTAAATGAGGAAACAGACGAAATATTTCAAATAAAGTTAAATAAGCTGGTGTTTTTTTATCCTCAGGCTTGCTATTCTTAATGTTTTCAATAAAGTCTTTCAGGTTTTGCTGAGTGAAATTAGTATCATTTTGATTGTTAGCTCCAACTTCAAGTGTAACTGGGTTTTTTACCTCTAACTTAGAAAGAAAATCCAAGCTCCATTTTTTTGTAGCTTCCCAATTATTACCATACCCCTTTAAAAGTATTGGTGTATTCTTATTAAGATATGATTTTTTAAAGTTTTTAGAATCAAAATTTGTAGTTTCTAAAACCGGGGTGCTTTTTGATAAAATTTGCTCTTGTATATCCATAAATACTTTTATTTAATGCTTAAATTAATAGTATTTTTTTTTCATTAACAAATATACTCCGCTAAAAACCTATTTGTTAGCCAAAATTATTGAGCTATTATAAACAATACCAATTTTAATTTTTTTTTGGCACGCTGTTTGTAAATAACTAAGCGTATTCACATTTAAACTTTACAATTATGAAAAAATTACTATTTATTTTAGCAGGATTTATCCTTACAGGATTAACTGTTAACGCAGCAACCACCAACACAAATAATGATTCTAACACATCTACTTATATTGGAGGTTATAGCAATTCTTTCATATTTGTAGAAAATGGTATTGAGTTTTCTGTTTTCAGAGATGGTCAATTCGATTTTAATATTTTACGCAGAAACTCTCGTTTAAATGTTTCTATAGGATCACCTCATGTAAACATTAGTTTTAATTCAGGATACGATTATAATGCCTATGTTCAATATGATGAATATGGAGCTATTATTCAAATTGAAAATACGCCAATATATTATGACTACTACGGACGTATTGTTCAAGCTGGAAATGTGAACATTTATTATAACAACTTTGGATACGTAAATAGAATTGGCGGCTTATACGTTCACTACAATAGATATAATAGATTCTCTCACTACACAGGTTTTATAAATGTTTATAACAGACATTATGTTTACAGACCTTGGCATAGATATTACAGCATTCCTTCTTACAAACACTGTGTGGTTTACAATCAGCCATACAGAAGATATTACAAACCTGTAAGATACGTTTACTCTAGACCTTTTTATAACAATCACAGACCCGTAACTTCTGTTTATAGCAGACGTGGTAATACAATTTCTAAAAACAGAAAGTACGCAACCGTTAATAGAAGCTCTAGAAATGTAACCAGAGTAAATAGAAACGTAACTTCTAGGAGAAATTTATCAAAGATCCATAATAACAGAAATTCAAGAGTTTCTAACACAAACAAAGTTGCTAATAATAACTCAAGAAATAATAATTCAGAATTTACTAGAAGAAGCAATAATACAAGTAAAAGCAATGTTAACAACAGTAGAACTTCAAATAATGTAAACAGATCGAGTACAATAAAAAGAGAAAGAAATTATGTTACATCAAAAAAACCAATAAGCTCTAATTCTCGTAATTATAATAGCACAAGTTCTAGAAACACCTTGCAAATTGCAAGCAGATCTACAAGATCTTATCAAAAGGTAAATTCTAGACCAAGTGTACAAAGAAAAACTAGTACACCAAGTAGAACAACGGTGTCTAGAACATCAAAAAGCAACAACTCTAGAGCAACACAAAATAGAAGTTCCTCTAGTAACAATACAAGATCTACTCAAACAAGAAGAAGGTAAGATCTTAACCGATTTGGTTGGTTAGTTGGAAAGCCCTGCGACATGTTTGCCTCAAAGCAAAATCGTGGGGTTTTCTCTTTTAAAATAATTTCTTAAAAGTTTTATTAACTATTTGAGAAATATCATACGACACCTTAAATTTTAACACCACAAATAGATAAATAACACCAATTAAAAGCGATTTTAAAGTTATATTTAAAACAGGATGAAAAGAAAAATCCCAGAAATAAAAAAGTAGAGCTATAAGCAAAATTAAGCCAATAGCTTTTATGGTATTCAATGTAAAAGGAAGCAATTTAAAATACCTATACACAAAATATAGTTTTCCCGTATTATAAAAGAAAACAGCAATAAATGTAGCTAATGCAGCGCCATTAATACCTAACAACGGTATAAAAATCATGTTTAAAACCACCATTAACACAACTAAAACAACACCTAGAATAAGAACAACTTTATAATAATCGCTGTTAAATAAAATAGCGTTACTACTTCCTAAAATAGAATCATATAATTTAGCTACACTAATTAACAAAACCACATAAAGACCAACACTAAATTCTTCATCAATCAAAAGGTATAATTGATTAATATTCAGAATAATTAACAAAAATATTAATCCACCAACAACAAGTAAATTAAGAGAACTTTTTTTATATAAATCTCCTAAAGCATCAAAATCTTTATCATTTAAATATTTAGCCGAAAGCGGTAGTAGAATTTGGTGCATAGAGCGTTGTGGCACCGCAATAACAGCAGCAATAAAAATAGCCACATTATAATAGGCAATTTGCTCTATTGGAATGTATTTACCTAGCATTACTTTATCAACATCTAACAAAATAGTTGCTACAGAACCCGCTATTACAATTAAAGCTGAATATTTAATAATACTTTTAATATTATTTAAGCGCTTAAACATAATAACAGGAAACTTTATGGTGAAAGCAAATATTTTCATCACAAGCATCCTTATAAGATAAACCCCAACTAAACCAATCATAAATTGCTCAATATCTATAAGCTCAAAATGCAGTAAAAGCAACAACACCATAGCACCTACTCTATGAAATACTTCTTTTAAAAAATTACCAAACACTGTTTTCATTTGTACTTTTGCCCAAGCAAAAAATACCTCAAAATAAGCTAGTGCAATAGCTATAACTATAGTGTGCCACAAATAATGTTTTATAATAGCATTTTCAGTAGAAAGAAATGCCCCTATACTTTCATAAAAAAAATACCCAATTAAAGTTACAGGAATAACTATTACCATAGGCAACAAAAGCATATAAGTTAAGAAACTATTTAAAGACATTCTAGTTTTGAAAGACGTATAGAATTTAACCAACGTATTATGAACACCAAAAGACATTAAAGGCATCATTACATAAGCAGCTGATAGCATAAAACCAACCATTCCATAATATTCATCACTAAGAAACGCCGTATAAAGAAATAATGTATTAATAGCACCAACAAAAAATCCCAAATATGTTGAGATAATATTTTTTAATGATTGCGACGCTACAATACCCATTATATAAATTTAGAAAGGGTTTCTGTTAACTTTTTTCTGCTATATTTCTGCAAACCAATTGGCGAAGATTTAAGCGTATTTTCTTTGTACGCTTCATAATGCGCTAATATTATATTTTTAAGTGCATTATAATCCGTATAGTTAAAATAGTTCCCTGTATTAGTTTCTTTAATTATTTTTTCGACATCAGAACCTTTGGGTCCAATAGCTACAATAGGTCTATTTGAAACCATATATTCAAATAATTTACCAGGAATAATACTTTTGGTTTCTTCAGAATCTATTTCTATCAATAGCAATATTTGCGATTTCCTTTGAAATATAATTGCTTCTTTATGTGAAACATACCCTATATTATTTACATAATCACTTAAATTAAATTTACTCAGTGATTCTGTTACATCTTCACTAACCGCACCAGCAAAATTTAATTGAAAATCTTCTGAAAATTCTTGATTTTCATTTACTATGTCTCTCAAAACTTTCCATAAAACCTCAGGGTTTCTTTTTGATAATAAAGACCCTATGTGCGCTAAAGTAAACTTAGAATCTAAATCAACTTTCTTAACAGATTCATAATCAAAACCATTAGTAATAACCTCTATAGGTTTTGATGTTAATTTAGAGAATTCATGCTTTGTTATAGCGCTAGTAACAATAACTTGATCTGCAGTGTTTAAAACACTACTTTCTAAAAACCGATGCTTTTTTTGAGAGCGCTTGTTTAATTTTAGCTTTTTATGATACCCTATAGTTGTCCAAGGATCCCTAAAATCAGCAATCCACTTCACTCCTAGCTTATCCTTAAGCTGCATACCTATTAAGTGCAAACTATGAGGTGGCCCTGTTGTTATAACTGTTTCTATGTTTTCTTTTGAAATATAATCTGAAAGAAACTTAACCGATGGTGACACCCAATTTTTTCTAGCATCTGGAATAAAAAAGTTACCACGTACATAAAGCATTATTTTTTCAATTAAACTTTGGTTTTCTGCTTCTGAAATAATGCCTTTACTAATGGTGTTAGATTTTCTTTTTGAAAAAAACCTAGCTAGCTTATACGGTTCTTTTATAGGGAGCTTCAACACTTTTAAATTTGCAGAAACTTCTTTATTTAAAGTCTCATCTAGTAAAGCATAATTAGGATTTTTAGGTACAAACACTATAGGTTCAATGTTAAAATCTGGTAAGTATTTCACAAATTTTAACCACCGCTGCACACCAGGTCCACCAGCAGGAGGCCAATAATACGTTATGATTAGTGCTTTTTTACGCACTCTCTTTGTTTTTACTATTTTTCTTAAACTCAAAAAACAAACCAGCAAGAAGTAAAATGCCTAGTATTACAGAACTAGCTAAAGCAATACTACTTCCTGTTTTAACTACATCAGGGTCAAATTTAAACTCAATAATATGTTTTCCTTTTGGAATCTCCATACCCCGCAATGTATAGTTTACACGTATATGAGAAGCCTCTTTTCCATCAATAAAAGTTTTCCAACCATTACCGTAATATATCTCTGAAAACACCGCAAACCCATCATTTGAATTGTTAGACTCATACTTTAAGTAATTAGATTTAACCTCTTTTAAATCAATAGTTGACAAAGAATCTACTTTAAAACTATCTTTAAAACCTGAACTTACTATTCTTAAATCTACAACAGCTTCATTTTTATTATCTAAACTATCTAAGGCTAAAATTTCGTCATTAGCAGAAGAAACACCTATTAGCTTTTTCACAAACCATGCATTGCCGTTAGCTTCTTCATTCAAGTAAGAGACTACGCCATTTTCGCTATCTGCTATAATATATTTGGTGTTTAACATATTAAGCACATTTACATTGTTTTTTGCAACATAAAAATCAAATACTTCTCGGTAGCGTTTTAATTCAGCAGCGTTGTAACCATTTAAAGAATTATGGTAATAAGAAGCTTTTGTTCTGTTTTGTAAGCCTTCGTTTGAAATATCAAAGACCCTGTAATGGCTTTTATCTTTTAAAATTTCTTTATCTGCAGTATTAGCAGTAAAAGGTTTATTTACTTTTATAGCAGACACAAAATCATCATTATTTACATAGCGCCTGTCTACCCCTACCAAATCGAAAACAATTAGAACTCCAAAAGCTACTATCAACCATTTTTCTTTTAGTTTTTCTTTTAAAAACATAAAAATTGCTCCTGCCGAAAGCAACACCAAAACTAAGGTTCTTAGGGTATCTGCGGTAAAAATAGCTCTTCTATCTTCTTTAACAGCATCAACAAATTCCTGACCATAACTTTGAATATAATACCCATCATTAGCTCCAGAAAAAGTAAACAATGAGTTTTTAAAGAGTAAAAAGACTAACGCCAATCCTCCAGTTATAATTGTTGAATATTTTAAAGCTTTTAGCTTCTCTTCTTTCTTTTCAAAATCATTTAACAATCTAACAAGACCCAAAATTGCTAAAACAGGCACACACAATTCTAAAATAACTTGAATTGAGCTTACCGCTCTAAACTTATTATATAGCGGTACATAATCAATAAAGAAATCGGTTAAAAAACCTAAATTTTTTCCATAAGAGAGCAATAATGACATAACTGTACCCCCAACAAGCCACCATTTCAACCTGCCTTTCA contains:
- a CDS encoding RNA polymerase sigma factor codes for the protein MQYELISDATLVSNYINGEEYALEILIQRHKQKIYSFIYSKVYDRDIAEDIFQDTFIKVIRTLKAGSYNEEGKFLPWVMRIAHNLVIDFFRKNNRMPKFDNTGEFSIFSVLSDSSLNAEKTIIKEQVESDVRRLVDELPDDQKEVLLMRMYNDMSFKEISERTGVSINTALGRMRYALINLRKIIEKHNIVLTN
- the uvrA gene encoding excinuclease ABC subunit UvrA translates to MNTNILDVNPKENIIIKGAKLHNLKNIDVVIPRNQLVVITGLSGSGKSSLAFDTLYAEGQRRYVESLSSYARQFLGRLNKPKVDYIKGIAPAIAIEQKVNSTNPRSTVGTTTEIYDYLKLLFARIGKTFSPISGKEVKKDTVTDVLNYLKTFNEGEKLLLLAPIHLEEGRSIEDKLNALNQQGYARIKVNNVVVRINEAEISDGDNFQLVVDRVIVKHEEDFYNRLADAIQTAFFEGKGECAIETLKDKNIHVFSNKFELDGISFLEPNVHLFSFNNPYGACPKCEGYGDIIGIDEDLVIPNTALSIYENAIFPWRGESMSWYKDQLVNNSHKFNFPIHKPYFELSEEQKQLIWTGNKYFEGLNSFFAELEAKAYKIQNRVMLSRYRGKTKCKACNGKRLRAEANYVKIAGASITDLVEMPLKKLAIFFKQLELNDYDAKVAKRLLKEINNRLTFLSNVGLDYLTLNRRSNTLSGGESQRINLATSLGSSLVGSMYILDEPSIGLHPKDTERLISVLKSLRDLGNTVIVVEHDEDIMKAADDIIDIGPEAGTFGGHIVAEGSYKDILASESLTAQYLNETLKIEVPKTRRTSKYHVDIIGARENNLKNIDVSFPLGMLTVVTGVSGSGKSTLVKKILFPALQKELTDFSDKPGQFTSLKGNYSNIKTIEFVDQNPIGRSSRSNPVTYIKAYDDIRSLFANQKLSKIRNYQAKHFSFNVDGGRCETCKGEGEVTIEMQFMADVHLECETCKGKRFKKEVLEVTYANKNIDDILNFTIDDAIAFFDANNLTKIKNKLQPLQDVGLGYVTLGQSSSTLSGGEAQRIKLASFLGKGNKAEKALFIFDEPTTGLHFHDIKKLLKSFNALIDNGHSIIVVEHNIELIKCADYIIDLGPEGGENGGKLIASGTPEEIIKIKTSSTGKYLKEKL
- a CDS encoding cupin-like domain-containing protein; the protein is MDIQEQILSKSTPVLETTNFDSKNFKKSYLNKNTPILLKGYGNNWEATKKWSLDFLSKLEVKNPVTLEVGANNQNDTNFTQQNLKDFIENIKNSKPEDKKTPAYLTLFEIFRLFPHLKQDVDFSIFTKYTKVNDIFAWVGPPGTVTGLHYDSLNNLLAQVMGRKLVILVSPKYNSKMYISKKYELGAVSSEVDINNYNENTHPKFKDVDFMSVILKPGDVLFIPKNWWHYVKAIDTSISISNFGALFSDVIFTKPKERILHSLHCRGYYRKNNCTCHMVVDGKRLSKF
- a CDS encoding glycosyltransferase family 4 protein, with translation MRKKALIITYYWPPAGGPGVQRWLKFVKYLPDFNIEPIVFVPKNPNYALLDETLNKEVSANLKVLKLPIKEPYKLARFFSKRKSNTISKGIISEAENQSLIEKIMLYVRGNFFIPDARKNWVSPSVKFLSDYISKENIETVITTGPPHSLHLIGMQLKDKLGVKWIADFRDPWTTIGYHKKLKLNKRSQKKHRFLESSVLNTADQVIVTSAITKHEFSKLTSKPIEVITNGFDYESVKKVDLDSKFTLAHIGSLLSKRNPEVLWKVLRDIVNENQEFSEDFQLNFAGAVSEDVTESLSKFNLSDYVNNIGYVSHKEAIIFQRKSQILLLIEIDSEETKSIIPGKLFEYMVSNRPIVAIGPKGSDVEKIIKETNTGNYFNYTDYNALKNIILAHYEAYKENTLKSSPIGLQKYSRKKLTETLSKFI
- a CDS encoding lipopolysaccharide biosynthesis protein, giving the protein MGIVASQSLKNIISTYLGFFVGAINTLFLYTAFLSDEYYGMVGFMLSAAYVMMPLMSFGVHNTLVKFYTSFKTRMSLNSFLTYMLLLPMVIVIPVTLIGYFFYESIGAFLSTENAIIKHYLWHTIVIAIALAYFEVFFAWAKVQMKTVFGNFLKEVFHRVGAMVLLLLLHFELIDIEQFMIGLVGVYLIRMLVMKIFAFTIKFPVIMFKRLNNIKSIIKYSALIVIAGSVATILLDVDKVMLGKYIPIEQIAYYNVAIFIAAVIAVPQRSMHQILLPLSAKYLNDKDFDALGDLYKKSSLNLLVVGGLIFLLIILNINQLYLLIDEEFSVGLYVVLLISVAKLYDSILGSSNAILFNSDYYKVVLILGVVLVVLMVVLNMIFIPLLGINGAALATFIAVFFYNTGKLYFVYRYFKLLPFTLNTIKAIGLILLIALLFYFWDFSFHPVLNITLKSLLIGVIYLFVVLKFKVSYDISQIVNKTFKKLF
- a CDS encoding YfhO family protein, which produces MQLLFKKFLPHLLVLIGFIVISLAYFSPVLQGKAIFQNDIKQYIGMSKQQKDFRAETGEETYWTNSAFGGMPTYQLGAKYPHNYIKKLDLSLRFLPRPADYLFLYLLSFYVLLLVLKVDFKLAAIGALAFGFSTYLIIILGVGHNSKAHAIAYMPLVLSGIILTFQRKYIAGFLLTTIAMGLEIVSNHFQMTYYLLLLVIVLGVVYLIDAFKKKVLPHYFKSVGILVVAVILSIGLNATGVLATQEYVKESTRGKSELTINADGTPKEVTTGLDRDYITQFSYGIVETFNLFIPRFMGGGNFEHVGKNSETYKRFRSEESPTYWGDQPIVEAPAYIGAVIIFLFVLGLFLVKGRLKWWLVGGTVMSLLLSYGKNLGFLTDFFIDYVPLYNKFRAVSSIQVILELCVPVLAILGLVRLLNDFEKKEEKLKALKYSTIITGGLALVFLLFKNSLFTFSGANDGYYIQSYGQEFVDAVKEDRRAIFTADTLRTLVLVLLSAGAIFMFLKEKLKEKWLIVAFGVLIVFDLVGVDRRYVNNDDFVSAIKVNKPFTANTADKEILKDKSHYRVFDISNEGLQNRTKASYYHNSLNGYNAAELKRYREVFDFYVAKNNVNVLNMLNTKYIIADSENGVVSYLNEEANGNAWFVKKLIGVSSANDEILALDSLDNKNEAVVDLRIVSSGFKDSFKVDSLSTIDLKEVKSNYLKYESNNSNDGFAVFSEIYYGNGWKTFIDGKEASHIRVNYTLRGMEIPKGKHIIEFKFDPDVVKTGSSIALASSVILGILLLAGLFFEFKKNSKNKESA